The following are encoded in a window of Kineococcus endophyticus genomic DNA:
- a CDS encoding NUDIX domain-containing protein encodes MTHAPAPSDPRPGVDVPDGRGRTGLDRVGRDLRGNPDVVVRDVEVTSDGWHVLRRTTFDLRRRDGTWTVQQRETYDRGDGATLLLYDLGRRTVLLTRQFRYPAYVNGHPDGVLLEAAAGLLDADDPETAVRREAAEELGVHVGTVEHLFDLFMSPGSVTERLHFYAAPYAPADRTDAGGGVAEEGEDIEVVELDVDEALAMCRDGRISDGKTVTLLQWAVLHGPFREGRR; translated from the coding sequence ATGACGCACGCACCGGCCCCGAGCGACCCCCGCCCCGGGGTCGACGTCCCCGACGGCCGCGGACGGACCGGCCTGGACCGCGTCGGGCGCGACCTGCGCGGCAACCCGGACGTCGTCGTGCGCGACGTCGAGGTGACCTCCGACGGCTGGCACGTGCTGCGCCGCACCACCTTCGACCTGCGTCGTCGGGACGGGACGTGGACCGTGCAGCAGCGCGAGACGTACGACCGCGGCGACGGCGCCACCCTGCTGCTGTACGACCTCGGGCGCCGCACCGTCCTGCTCACCCGCCAGTTCCGCTACCCCGCCTACGTCAACGGTCACCCCGACGGCGTGCTGCTGGAGGCCGCCGCCGGCCTGCTCGACGCCGACGACCCCGAGACGGCCGTCCGGCGCGAGGCCGCCGAGGAGCTCGGCGTCCACGTCGGCACCGTCGAGCACCTGTTCGACCTGTTCATGAGCCCGGGGTCGGTGACCGAGCGCCTGCACTTCTACGCCGCCCCCTACGCCCCGGCCGACCGCACCGACGCCGGGGGTGGGGTGGCGGAGGAGGGCGAGGACATCGAGGTCGTCGAACTGGACGTCGACGAGGCCCTCGCGATGTGCCGGGACGGGAGGATCAGCGACGGCAAGACCGTCACGCTGCTGCAGTGGGCGGTGCTGCACGGACCCTTCCGCGAGGGGCGTCGCTGA